Proteins encoded in a region of the Anguilla anguilla isolate fAngAng1 chromosome 10, fAngAng1.pri, whole genome shotgun sequence genome:
- the LOC118237148 gene encoding arrestin domain-containing protein 3-like, with protein sequence FFPSLAIGGGETVLRSGAHEYPFRTRFPEGNFPSSFQGVHGRVFYALVVQIHRPWHLAKEFRSELNFVSHIDANHPQLLAPLSASNDKELCCLCCTSGPISMNCRLDRKGYVQGEMIQIIAEFENASSRTLVPRATLVQTQTFYTYSRLSKRCVPKNLVKVEGTPVMPHRSGVWGNQMLQIPANIPLTISNCQILEVDYFLMVSLCIPNGTNLSVIFPLIMCSIPVCRPPA encoded by the exons ttctttccatctttAGCTATCGGTGGTGGCGAGACTGTCCTTCGCAGCGGAGCGCATGAATACCCATTCAGAACCCGGTTTCCAGAAGG AAATTTCCCGTCATCATTTCAAGGGGTTCATGGCAGAGTTTTCTATGCTTTGGTAGTTCAGATACACAGACCGTGGCATTTGGCCAAGGAGTTCCGGTCGGAATTGAATTTTGTTAGCCACATAGACGCCAACCATCCACAACTGCTG GCGCCACTGTCAGCTTCCAATGACAAGGAGCTGTGTTGCCTCTGCTGCACCTCAGGGCCCATCTCCATGAATTGTCGTCTGGACAGGAAGGGTTACGTCCAAG GAGAAATGATTCAGATCATCGCAGAGTTCGAGAATGCCTCTTCCCGTACGCTTGTTCCCAGGGCAACGCTCGTACAGACGCAGACCTTCTACACGTACTCCAGGTTATCAAAGAGATGTGTTCCTAAAAACCTTGTCAAAGTCGAGGGAACACCTGTCATGCCCCATCGTTCAGGAGTGTGGGGCAACCAAATGCTGCAGATACCTGCCAATATCCCCCTCACCATCTCAAACTGCCAGATTCTGGAGGTGGACTACTTTTTGATG GTTAGTCTGTGTATTCCAAATGGAACCAACCTCAGTGTCATTTTCCCTCTGATAATGTGCTCTATTCCTGTGTGTCGTCCTCCTGCTTAG